Proteins found in one Nostoc sp. NIES-3756 genomic segment:
- a CDS encoding WD40 repeat domain-containing protein produces the protein MIQKSRWWTALSAIALTTSTIVSCVHTYPVIANPQPSTKQVNSPILTLSGHTAPIRAIALSADGQTLASGDDDKTIKVWNLKTGELRHTLVGHTERISSVAISPDGKTLISASHDKTIKVWDLATGKLLGNITGHKAAITAIIISPDGKTIASASMDQTVRLWNANNRRLRRSLKADAFSLAISPDGKTLYSGSNNGSIKLWNLSTGKLLRTLTPPLPKSPVFPFQRASRVLSLAISPNGQTLVNGSYDDTHQSIQQTDGTNIKIWDLKTRKVIHSFSVGIGSVDAVVISPDGKTFASGGLNRKISILDLQTGKLIRTLEGHAGGVYALAFSRDGKTLISGSGDKSIKVWQL, from the coding sequence ATGATACAGAAATCCAGATGGTGGACAGCCTTAAGCGCGATCGCTTTAACAACTTCCACTATAGTCAGTTGTGTACATACATATCCTGTTATAGCTAATCCTCAACCCAGCACCAAGCAAGTCAATTCTCCTATTCTCACTCTATCTGGACATACAGCCCCAATTCGTGCTATTGCCCTAAGTGCAGATGGTCAGACTCTAGCTAGTGGGGATGATGATAAAACAATTAAGGTGTGGAATCTCAAAACAGGTGAGTTACGCCATACTCTCGTCGGACATACCGAAAGAATCTCATCTGTAGCAATTAGTCCTGATGGTAAAACCCTTATCAGTGCTAGCCATGATAAAACTATTAAAGTTTGGGATTTAGCAACCGGGAAATTATTAGGTAACATAACAGGACATAAAGCCGCCATTACTGCGATCATCATTAGCCCAGATGGGAAAACAATTGCTAGTGCAAGTATGGATCAAACTGTGAGGTTGTGGAACGCTAATAATAGGCGACTACGCCGCAGCTTGAAGGCGGACGCATTTTCCTTAGCCATAAGTCCCGATGGCAAAACTCTATATAGTGGGAGTAATAACGGCTCAATAAAGTTATGGAATCTCAGCACTGGTAAACTGTTACGAACTTTAACCCCACCATTACCCAAATCTCCAGTATTTCCATTTCAACGCGCCTCAAGAGTGCTTTCCCTCGCCATCAGTCCCAATGGGCAAACTTTGGTAAACGGTAGTTATGATGACACCCACCAGTCGATTCAACAAACCGACGGCACAAATATCAAAATCTGGGATTTGAAGACTAGAAAAGTCATTCATAGCTTTTCTGTAGGTATTGGCAGTGTGGATGCAGTAGTCATTAGTCCTGATGGTAAAACCTTTGCTAGCGGCGGCTTAAACCGGAAAATCTCCATTTTGGATTTACAGACAGGGAAGTTAATACGCACCCTAGAAGGTCACGCTGGCGGCGTGTACGCCTTAGCTTTTAGTCGTGATGGCAAAACCCTCATCAGTGGTAGTGGGGATAAATCGATTAAGGTTTGGCAGTTGTGA
- a CDS encoding molecular chaperone DnaJ: MEHNPYDILGVSQAASKAEITKAVAVAMKRKQYPVDVIAKAQKSLMKPEERIIADYLRPVLPPIQRFKYSDLSALAESAPTLMMLPQFDELEKAIAQTTQEEHREKEHLTSPIAELFSEGVTACQEGRYPKAIKYLEDYCHKSPDRNTQAYIQAQMWLIRAYQLGGQLQRAIALCQMLVNHPHPQVQDWANKTLPMLSKETSRV; encoded by the coding sequence ATGGAACACAATCCTTACGATATTTTGGGTGTATCTCAAGCAGCATCAAAGGCGGAAATTACCAAAGCTGTAGCAGTAGCAATGAAACGCAAGCAGTATCCTGTAGATGTGATTGCGAAAGCGCAAAAAAGTTTGATGAAGCCAGAAGAACGCATTATTGCTGACTATCTGCGTCCCGTATTGCCTCCCATCCAACGTTTCAAGTACAGTGATTTATCAGCCTTAGCAGAGTCCGCCCCTACCTTAATGATGTTGCCACAATTCGATGAATTAGAAAAAGCGATCGCCCAAACTACCCAAGAAGAACATCGAGAAAAAGAACACCTCACATCACCCATAGCAGAACTTTTCAGCGAAGGTGTGACAGCTTGCCAAGAAGGACGTTACCCCAAAGCCATAAAATACTTAGAAGACTATTGCCATAAATCTCCAGACCGGAATACTCAGGCATATATTCAAGCACAGATGTGGTTAATTAGAGCTTATCAGCTTGGTGGACAATTACAACGAGCGATCGCCCTCTGCCAAATGTTAGTCAATCATCCCCATCCCCAAGTACAAGATTGGGCAAACAAAACCTTACCGATGTTATCTAAAGAGACTTCCCGTGTCTGA
- a CDS encoding LysM peptidoglycan-binding domain-containing protein — protein sequence MNTQLNCPVCSYQNITGDTCPNCDADLRVIRMLQELPLVPKPSVWPLRITLLLLIIGIGFGVVTSWIFSPPQFNTVVISAPTPVHQTINPHYPSPNLSPKRREALISPPSLLGKGAGGLGLTLASTTYTVQPGDNLSAIAQKLCGTETTWEVMLKANPQLQGKENYLKVGEALKIPHCQEGIK from the coding sequence ATGAATACGCAACTGAACTGTCCTGTGTGCAGTTACCAAAATATTACAGGGGATACTTGCCCTAACTGCGATGCCGATTTGCGGGTAATTCGGATGTTGCAAGAATTACCCCTAGTTCCCAAACCATCGGTGTGGCCGTTAAGAATCACTTTGTTATTGTTGATTATCGGTATTGGGTTCGGGGTGGTGACGAGTTGGATATTTTCTCCACCCCAGTTTAATACAGTTGTTATTTCTGCTCCTACTCCCGTTCATCAAACTATAAATCCACATTACCCCTCTCCAAACCTCTCCCCTAAAAGGAGAGAGGCTTTAATTTCTCCCCCTTCCCTACTAGGGAAGGGGGCTGGGGGGTTAGGTCTGACATTAGCATCCACTACATACACAGTCCAACCGGGAGATAACCTGAGTGCGATCGCCCAAAAGTTATGCGGTACAGAAACCACTTGGGAGGTAATGCTAAAAGCCAATCCCCAACTCCAAGGTAAGGAAAACTATCTCAAGGTGGGTGAGGCGTTGAAAATTCCCCATTGCCAGGAGGGGATTAAATGA
- a CDS encoding SDR family oxidoreductase, with amino-acid sequence MTKLILITGISRGLGYVLTEKFIQEGHTVIGCARSQTIVEKLTHRFGNPHNFAVVDVADEGQVKAWAEDILKQYEPPDLLINNAAIANHPAPLWEVPTEEFSQLIDINIKGVVHIIRYFVPAMIEKRRGIIVNLSSGWGRSTSPLVAPYCASKWAIEGLTRALAQELPAGMAAIPLNPGIIHTEILEVCFGEEAANYTPLSQWVLKAAPFILELQPTDNGVPLTVPS; translated from the coding sequence ATGACTAAGCTCATCCTCATTACTGGTATCAGTCGAGGTTTAGGTTATGTGTTGACGGAAAAATTCATTCAAGAAGGGCATACTGTTATTGGTTGCGCTCGTTCCCAAACCATTGTCGAGAAACTAACTCACAGATTTGGTAATCCTCACAATTTTGCGGTTGTGGATGTAGCAGATGAGGGACAAGTAAAAGCTTGGGCAGAGGATATACTCAAGCAGTATGAACCACCAGATTTGTTAATTAATAATGCGGCGATCGCTAATCATCCTGCACCCTTGTGGGAAGTTCCGACTGAGGAGTTTTCTCAGTTAATTGATATTAATATTAAGGGTGTTGTGCATATAATTCGCTACTTCGTGCCTGCAATGATAGAAAAGCGGCGCGGGATTATTGTTAACTTAAGTTCTGGCTGGGGACGTTCGACTTCACCCTTAGTTGCACCCTATTGTGCCTCAAAATGGGCAATTGAAGGTTTAACTCGCGCTTTGGCACAAGAATTACCTGCGGGGATGGCGGCTATTCCCCTCAATCCGGGGATTATTCATACTGAGATTTTAGAGGTTTGTTTTGGGGAAGAAGCAGCTAATTACACACCGCTTTCTCAATGGGTATTAAAAGCAGCACCGTTTATTCTCGAGTTGCAACCCACAGATAACGGTGTACCACTGACAGTTCCTAGTTAA
- a CDS encoding peptidase M, neutral zinc metallopeptidase site yields MNLLHQLNKLSKKLLGIGIIDAWQQAPQTKAASQKAAQLAQKKDLRQAVTVAEKALVFWSKKPGIWERWICRLLLGNLINQLTGQLQDWHKQIATVDKLAANAKTLLKQDTGDPWETQALANAIAIYQRCSKIISDATMAEEINQYQQELQKRHQFQELVQQAQTQAGNLFFQKAIATYQQAQQLYSTQAVTQAIAAAKAQIPQEETYYSSLQRAQQAAREGKLRGAIATLESALVKFPRNDGRELLDKLRSLLKGREFFRQGLAAEKVNDFPQAICLYENAKSLLLDDTNCRIRLGLVTIKTQDWQTALSYLDNLPGEQAAYLRGFAYAQLENLQLAYREWQGLSSVEISQQLEILKQLSQRQRLLSLQNIEQLVKTENWQQAKIASTEYIQKFGSHPLVEENFKHHIQPRLEAAVWQSYDWQLISEQANQEWLAQPDIVTLHNWAVANYYYAQKKTDKIPDLIISLSTALANLHNDIILQDVPWLGNQPVDFQLVCNQVKHRLESLIDIFKDKNIENYFKYRDLWRLEAAALDLMGQPAQRGVKINDIFCTPGCYKHYLTFAQPNHTRQINSSYKILHCLYTTWGLAVAACIAGDSQRAIKLKPVTNPSDDLEIFANKFVAYHEGCYYLQQQKWVEAIKSLKPAKSEIQTNQEWRQEIDRLCSLQRQNISEDKEHLAFAQAWYDILESYNARAYLAEYKAEEIREELANKQISRQQALKKLEKIKLIDAENPIVLDLMERIETALAGEVIEGLLNKDQFQEAVNYAQQTGKQKVKDILAEIFIDLLIQGFKKKELGFVEIYELACWAYELSPHNQNVQGFYTIGQELNDIYNFIESDRYDEAIYRAKYSQYDAVTAYVGDYVMMILLEGMRNKTFPVHIVEQLGRWVYELCPDNPDYQEIYRRLNIL; encoded by the coding sequence ATGAACCTTCTGCACCAGTTAAATAAACTCAGCAAAAAACTTTTAGGGATAGGAATTATCGATGCTTGGCAACAAGCGCCACAAACTAAAGCTGCTAGTCAAAAAGCTGCCCAACTAGCCCAAAAAAAAGACCTGCGGCAAGCGGTGACTGTAGCCGAAAAAGCCTTAGTTTTTTGGTCAAAAAAACCAGGGATTTGGGAAAGGTGGATTTGTCGCTTACTCTTGGGTAATCTAATCAATCAACTGACTGGGCAATTGCAAGATTGGCATAAACAAATAGCCACAGTTGACAAACTAGCAGCTAATGCCAAAACTCTGCTTAAACAAGATACTGGTGATCCTTGGGAAACACAAGCACTAGCAAATGCGATCGCCATCTATCAACGTTGTAGCAAAATTATCTCCGATGCAACGATGGCGGAAGAAATTAACCAATATCAACAGGAACTGCAAAAACGTCACCAGTTCCAAGAATTAGTACAGCAGGCGCAAACTCAAGCTGGAAATCTATTTTTCCAAAAAGCGATCGCCACTTACCAGCAAGCGCAACAACTTTACTCCACCCAAGCTGTTACCCAAGCTATCGCCGCCGCCAAAGCCCAAATTCCCCAAGAGGAAACCTATTACTCTAGTTTACAACGAGCGCAACAAGCGGCAAGAGAAGGAAAATTACGCGGTGCGATCGCCACCTTAGAATCTGCTTTAGTTAAGTTTCCCCGCAACGATGGACGAGAGTTATTAGACAAACTGCGATCGCTACTCAAAGGTAGAGAATTTTTCCGTCAAGGTTTAGCCGCAGAAAAAGTTAATGATTTTCCGCAAGCCATCTGTTTATATGAAAATGCCAAATCTCTCTTACTTGATGATACAAACTGCCGTATCAGGTTAGGGCTAGTCACAATTAAAACCCAAGATTGGCAAACCGCTTTATCCTATCTAGATAATTTACCTGGAGAACAAGCTGCTTACCTACGCGGATTTGCTTATGCACAACTAGAAAATTTACAACTAGCATATCGAGAATGGCAAGGACTATCAAGTGTCGAAATCAGCCAACAGCTAGAAATTCTCAAACAGCTTAGTCAAAGACAGCGCCTACTTTCTTTACAAAATATTGAACAATTAGTTAAAACTGAAAATTGGCAGCAAGCAAAAATAGCCAGTACAGAATATATCCAGAAATTTGGTTCCCATCCATTAGTAGAAGAGAACTTCAAACATCATATCCAACCCCGCCTAGAAGCAGCAGTTTGGCAAAGTTACGATTGGCAATTGATTAGCGAACAAGCTAATCAAGAATGGCTGGCACAACCTGATATTGTCACCTTACATAATTGGGCAGTCGCTAATTACTATTATGCTCAGAAGAAAACCGATAAAATACCAGATTTAATAATTTCCTTATCAACTGCCTTAGCAAATCTCCATAATGATATTATTCTTCAGGATGTGCCTTGGCTGGGTAATCAACCTGTAGATTTTCAATTAGTATGCAATCAAGTTAAGCACCGTTTAGAATCACTTATTGATATTTTTAAAGATAAAAATATTGAAAATTATTTTAAGTATCGTGATTTGTGGCGACTAGAAGCAGCAGCCCTAGATTTAATGGGACAACCAGCACAAAGAGGGGTAAAAATTAATGATATATTTTGTACGCCTGGTTGTTATAAACATTATCTAACTTTTGCTCAACCAAATCACACCAGACAAATAAATTCTAGCTACAAAATCCTTCATTGCTTATACACAACATGGGGATTAGCGGTAGCAGCTTGTATTGCAGGAGATAGTCAAAGGGCGATTAAATTAAAACCAGTAACAAACCCTAGTGATGACTTAGAAATATTTGCTAATAAATTTGTTGCATACCATGAAGGCTGCTACTATTTACAACAGCAAAAATGGGTTGAAGCAATTAAGTCACTCAAGCCAGCTAAATCAGAAATTCAGACTAATCAAGAATGGCGACAAGAGATAGATAGACTTTGTAGTTTACAGCGTCAAAACATTTCTGAAGACAAGGAACATCTTGCTTTTGCTCAGGCTTGGTATGATATTCTAGAAAGTTATAATGCAAGAGCTTATTTAGCTGAATATAAAGCAGAGGAAATTAGAGAAGAATTAGCGAATAAACAAATTTCTAGACAGCAAGCCCTAAAAAAACTCGAAAAAATTAAATTAATTGATGCCGAAAATCCTATTGTGCTGGACTTGATGGAAAGAATAGAAACAGCACTAGCAGGAGAAGTTATTGAGGGGCTTTTAAACAAAGATCAATTCCAAGAAGCAGTTAATTATGCTCAACAAACTGGAAAGCAAAAAGTTAAAGATATATTAGCAGAAATTTTTATTGATCTATTAATTCAAGGATTTAAAAAGAAGGAATTAGGATTTGTCGAAATTTATGAATTAGCTTGCTGGGCTTATGAACTGAGTCCTCACAACCAAAATGTTCAGGGATTTTATACCATCGGCCAAGAACTAAATGATATTTACAATTTTATCGAAAGCGATCGCTACGATGAAGCTATATATCGTGCTAAATATTCCCAATATGATGCTGTTACTGCCTATGTCGGCGATTATGTAATGATGATTTTGCTAGAAGGGATGCGAAATAAAACATTCCCAGTTCATATAGTTGAGCAATTAGGTCGTTGGGTTTATGAACTTTGTCCTGATAACCCAGACTATCAAGAAATCTACCGTCGGCTAAATATTCTTTAA
- a CDS encoding nucleotide exchange factor GrpE, which yields MSESPSIYLQFTNWLKSKLPGNKPEISSSPQDVQAFIANRYFLTQEQRDWLIQEFSDLQKQNTTLQQSLREQQTQATANTEDLLLELLEVSDALEALLNYLENNPDPSPEFIQRLPKSVGAVYRKFISVLSKRQVTPIELQSNQPDFNFCRVVDREIRNDVEDQTITKIVRQGFLIGEKVLRPTEIITSKSEQPLQETEDKEQAEN from the coding sequence GTGTCTGAATCACCCTCAATCTATCTCCAATTTACCAATTGGCTTAAATCCAAACTCCCTGGTAACAAGCCGGAAATCTCATCATCTCCCCAAGATGTGCAGGCATTTATCGCTAACCGCTATTTTCTCACTCAAGAACAACGCGACTGGTTAATACAAGAATTTAGCGATTTACAAAAGCAAAACACTACCCTCCAACAATCCCTGCGAGAACAACAAACTCAAGCCACAGCAAATACAGAAGATTTATTATTAGAACTGTTAGAAGTTAGTGATGCACTCGAAGCTTTATTAAACTACTTAGAGAACAACCCAGATCCCAGCCCAGAATTTATCCAACGCTTACCCAAGTCTGTAGGTGCAGTTTATCGCAAATTTATCAGTGTGTTAAGCAAACGCCAAGTCACCCCAATAGAATTGCAGAGTAACCAACCCGATTTTAATTTCTGCCGAGTAGTAGATCGGGAAATTAGAAATGATGTAGAAGACCAAACAATTACTAAAATCGTCCGTCAAGGTTTTCTCATCGGTGAGAAAGTTTTACGACCTACAGAAATAATTACATCCAAATCAGAACAGCCATTACAGGAGACAGAAGATAAGGAACAGGCTGAAAACTAA
- a CDS encoding chemotaxis protein CheB codes for MSFKIVVIGTSLGGLSALQTLLGNLPADFPLPVAIVQHRHKDSDDALRAMIQEYTSLPVREVEDKDEISPGKVYLAPADYHLLVEAGFFALSTDEPVSYARPSIDVLFESAADIYKAQVIGVILTGANQDGMQGLKKIKAQGGKTIVQEPSTAASSIMPAAAISAVAVDWILSLCDIAPLLVNLSHSIRK; via the coding sequence GTGTCATTTAAAATTGTAGTTATTGGAACTTCTTTAGGAGGATTATCCGCACTGCAAACGCTTCTAGGAAATTTACCTGCTGATTTCCCACTGCCAGTAGCAATTGTTCAACATCGTCACAAAGATTCAGATGATGCTCTTAGAGCAATGATTCAAGAATACACTTCCTTACCCGTGCGAGAGGTGGAAGATAAAGATGAGATTTCACCGGGAAAAGTTTATTTAGCCCCAGCCGATTATCATTTATTAGTTGAAGCTGGTTTTTTTGCCCTTTCTACTGATGAACCCGTTTCTTATGCCAGACCATCTATTGATGTACTCTTTGAGTCGGCAGCCGACATCTATAAGGCGCAAGTGATTGGTGTAATATTGACAGGTGCTAATCAGGACGGGATGCAGGGGCTAAAAAAAATCAAAGCCCAAGGAGGTAAAACTATCGTGCAGGAACCCAGTACAGCAGCCAGTTCCATCATGCCCGCAGCAGCAATATCTGCTGTTGCAGTAGACTGGATTTTATCACTCTGTGACATTGCTCCCCTCTTAGTAAATCTTAGTCACTCTATACGGAAATGA
- a CDS encoding CheR family methyltransferase: MMLFKPNLEDIEIKLLLEGIYQYYGYDFRNYAVSSLKRRIHSFIRLEGLENISALQEKLLHDRTCLERFLLSLTVNVTSMFRDPSFYLAFRKQVVPLLRTYPFIRIWHAGCSTGEEVYSMAILLQEENLYHRCRIYATDTNEKVLQNAKSGIFPLKMMQEYTQLYLRAGGKQSFSEYYTAAYDHAIFRASLRENVIFAQHNLATDSSFNEFNVIFCRNVLIYFNQVLQKRVHTLFHNSLCSFGILGLGKQESLRFTSYEQYYEEIAKGEKLYRRLN; encoded by the coding sequence ATGATGCTGTTTAAACCTAACCTAGAAGATATAGAAATAAAGTTGCTGTTAGAAGGAATTTACCAATACTATGGTTATGACTTCCGCAACTATGCTGTGTCTTCACTCAAACGCCGCATTCATAGTTTTATCCGTTTGGAGGGTTTGGAAAATATTTCAGCATTGCAAGAAAAATTACTCCATGATCGCACTTGCCTAGAAAGATTTTTACTCAGTCTCACCGTAAATGTCACATCAATGTTTCGTGATCCTAGTTTTTACCTAGCTTTTAGGAAGCAAGTTGTACCATTGCTACGGACTTACCCGTTTATCCGTATTTGGCACGCAGGCTGTTCTACCGGAGAAGAAGTTTACTCAATGGCCATCCTCCTACAGGAAGAAAATCTTTACCACCGTTGCCGGATTTATGCCACAGATACAAATGAGAAAGTTTTACAAAATGCCAAAAGTGGGATTTTTCCGCTCAAAATGATGCAGGAATATACTCAGCTTTATTTAAGGGCAGGTGGCAAGCAGTCTTTCTCAGAATACTACACTGCGGCTTATGACCATGCCATTTTTCGTGCGTCGTTACGCGAAAACGTTATCTTTGCCCAGCATAATCTAGCTACAGATAGTTCTTTTAACGAGTTTAATGTTATATTCTGCCGAAACGTTTTAATATACTTCAATCAGGTACTGCAAAAGCGAGTACATACACTCTTTCATAACAGTTTATGCAGCTTTGGGATCTTGGGTTTAGGCAAGCAAGAATCCCTCAGATTTACTTCTTACGAGCAGTACTATGAAGAAATAGCCAAAGGTGAAAAGCTCTACCGGAGGCTAAATTAG
- a CDS encoding TerB family tellurite resistance protein: MSDIRKLGQTWTFNWFFGFSQIPTDEDCCIYMKSVLCCAKGDGTLSDEEKNWAIGFCSSWGVADWVIEELKAYEADENLEDVIARSPQVSIAQRDLLLTTIRACAADGEIHEKEKEKIRQMASIIGVKEKIVEQLEQLHQEELALRQKRVKLLYPEKSPY; the protein is encoded by the coding sequence ATGTCTGATATTAGAAAGCTTGGTCAAACTTGGACATTTAACTGGTTCTTTGGCTTTAGCCAGATACCTACAGATGAAGATTGTTGCATTTATATGAAATCAGTTTTATGTTGTGCTAAAGGAGATGGAACGCTCTCAGATGAAGAAAAGAATTGGGCTATTGGATTTTGTTCATCCTGGGGAGTAGCAGACTGGGTAATTGAAGAACTAAAAGCTTATGAAGCAGATGAAAATTTAGAAGATGTCATTGCTCGCTCTCCTCAAGTATCAATAGCACAAAGAGATTTACTTCTCACCACAATTAGGGCTTGTGCTGCTGATGGAGAAATTCATGAAAAGGAAAAAGAAAAAATTCGGCAAATGGCTTCTATTATAGGGGTAAAAGAAAAGATAGTAGAGCAGTTAGAGCAGCTACACCAAGAAGAATTAGCATTACGTCAAAAGCGTGTTAAGTTGCTATATCCAGAGAAAAGCCCTTATTAG
- a CDS encoding UPF0175 family protein, translating into MLYQQGKISAGKVRAWIGITVLEFQQELAKRELYTNYDVEDFQADLQTLQSMGLL; encoded by the coding sequence TTGCTTTATCAGCAAGGTAAAATTAGCGCTGGTAAAGTCCGGGCTTGGATAGGAATCACGGTGCTGGAGTTTCAACAAGAACTGGCAAAACGTGAGTTATATACCAACTACGATGTTGAAGACTTTCAAGCCGATTTGCAGACACTGCAATCAATGGGTTTGCTGTGA
- a CDS encoding hybrid sensor histidine kinase/response regulator, with protein sequence MQPEPKVNILLVDDKVENLLALEAILERLGANLVRATSGEEALRSLLHQDFAVILLDVQMPGMDGFETATLIRNRGRSRQTPIIFLTAFSTSDQMLFKGYALGAVDYLLKPIDANVLTSKVTVFVELFKKTQAIQHQAAQLAAINRELRQSEERFRSLSTCSPIGIFEIDTEGRCNYTNPRYQAICGLDVTESLERSWLDSVHPEDKERAIASWSTYIYQGGDYLDEFQFQTVDGSLRWVQVRSSPMLSGNGELLGYVGTLEDITERKQSEEIRAQVIREQTARQEAEAANRMKDEFLAVLSHELRTPLTSMLGWSKILRSKKLDEKSTAKALEAIERNANSQVQLIEDILDVSRIIRGQLRLNLCPVTLVNVVEAALEAVRPLAEAKSIKIHTLLDYTLTHVNGDATRLQQIVWNLLTNAIKFTPKDGEVDVRLEGMYDESTGDLTHAQIQIIDTGIGIEPEFLPKVFERFRQADSTTTRSHNGLGLGLAIVRHLVELHKGTILAESPGVGQGATFTARFPVIQENRELQPLPTDNFPVDGDKSAPLVGLKVLIVDDETDSRNFLAFLFEEYGAIASTTASVEAALAVIGQLKPDILISDIGMAEQDGYTLIRKLRSLPPEEGSKIPAIALTAYSREEDRQQVLEAGFQHHLTKPVDPNKLISVVANILKLSPPVEVS encoded by the coding sequence ATGCAGCCAGAACCCAAAGTAAACATCCTCCTAGTGGATGATAAAGTGGAAAATTTGCTGGCACTAGAGGCGATTTTAGAGCGGCTAGGCGCTAATTTGGTGAGGGCAACTTCTGGAGAGGAAGCTTTGCGGAGTCTACTGCATCAAGATTTTGCGGTAATTTTGTTAGATGTGCAAATGCCGGGGATGGATGGTTTTGAAACTGCTACCTTAATTCGTAATCGTGGTAGGTCACGTCAAACTCCGATTATTTTTCTCACAGCTTTTAGTACCAGCGACCAAATGCTATTTAAGGGTTATGCCTTGGGAGCAGTTGATTATCTCCTCAAACCCATAGATGCAAATGTTCTCACTTCCAAAGTCACTGTATTTGTTGAACTTTTTAAGAAAACTCAAGCCATCCAACATCAAGCTGCCCAACTAGCAGCAATTAACCGTGAACTCAGGCAAAGTGAAGAACGTTTCCGTTCCTTGAGTACCTGTTCACCTATAGGTATTTTTGAAATTGATACAGAAGGGCGTTGTAATTATACTAACCCCCGTTATCAGGCAATTTGCGGTTTGGATGTCACCGAGAGCTTAGAGCGAAGTTGGCTAGACTCAGTTCACCCAGAAGATAAAGAAAGAGCGATCGCTAGTTGGTCTACTTATATCTACCAAGGCGGCGACTATTTAGATGAGTTTCAGTTTCAAACAGTTGATGGTAGTCTGCGTTGGGTACAAGTACGCTCCTCACCCATGCTTTCCGGTAATGGGGAATTACTCGGCTACGTCGGTACACTCGAAGACATCACCGAGCGTAAACAATCCGAAGAAATCCGCGCCCAGGTCATCCGCGAACAAACCGCCAGACAAGAAGCAGAGGCGGCAAACCGAATGAAAGACGAGTTTTTGGCTGTTCTTTCTCACGAACTGCGTACACCCTTAACTTCGATGTTGGGCTGGTCAAAAATTTTACGTTCCAAAAAACTAGATGAAAAATCTACAGCTAAGGCATTAGAAGCGATTGAACGCAATGCCAATTCCCAAGTGCAATTAATAGAAGATATTTTAGATGTTTCTAGAATTATTCGCGGTCAGTTACGGCTGAATTTATGCCCCGTCACCTTAGTAAATGTAGTAGAGGCAGCCTTAGAGGCAGTCCGTCCTCTGGCAGAGGCAAAAAGTATTAAAATTCACACTCTGTTAGACTATACCTTAACTCACGTCAATGGCGATGCAACGCGGTTACAACAAATTGTCTGGAACCTTCTGACTAATGCAATTAAGTTTACCCCCAAAGACGGTGAGGTAGATGTACGGTTAGAAGGGATGTATGATGAATCCACTGGTGATTTAACTCACGCCCAAATCCAAATCATTGATACAGGGATTGGCATTGAACCGGAATTTCTCCCCAAAGTCTTTGAGCGTTTCCGCCAAGCAGACTCTACCACAACGCGATCGCACAACGGACTAGGGCTAGGGTTAGCAATCGTTCGCCATTTAGTAGAACTCCACAAAGGCACAATTTTGGCCGAAAGCCCAGGCGTAGGGCAAGGAGCCACCTTTACAGCGAGATTCCCCGTCATTCAAGAAAATCGGGAACTTCAACCATTACCAACAGACAATTTTCCTGTGGACGGGGATAAATCTGCCCCTCTTGTTGGCTTAAAAGTTCTCATTGTCGATGATGAAACTGATAGCCGCAACTTTTTGGCGTTCCTATTTGAAGAATATGGAGCGATCGCTTCCACAACGGCATCAGTAGAAGCTGCACTAGCCGTCATTGGACAATTAAAGCCAGACATCCTCATCAGCGATATTGGTATGGCGGAACAAGATGGTTACACCCTCATCCGCAAACTACGCTCCTTACCGCCAGAAGAAGGTAGTAAAATTCCGGCGATCGCCCTGACCGCATATTCCAGGGAAGAAGACCGCCAACAAGTTCTAGAAGCCGGATTTCAGCATCATTTAACTAAACCTGTTGACCCCAACAAATTAATATCGGTAGTAGCCAATATATTAAAACTTTCTCCCCCAGTGGAAGTTAGTTAA